In one Gossypium hirsutum isolate 1008001.06 chromosome D09, Gossypium_hirsutum_v2.1, whole genome shotgun sequence genomic region, the following are encoded:
- the LOC107908693 gene encoding uncharacterized protein isoform X2, with product MQRHIHTMRPERCFYCFPPFGSLAASFSNADQQKSLALLNQYSEILSCERDQLKKRALLAQALPLPDVGVPVYKAGTEVKPYEIEKKGLEEAKKKKVDVGRLQALPGTARRTRRSESRRQFAEYASTRPSPRGFGAKN from the exons ATGCAAAGACACATACATACGATGCGCCCAGAGCGATGTTTCTACTGCTTTCCCCCCTTTGGTTCCCTTGCAGCTTCCTTCTCCAAC GCTGACCAGCAGAAGAGTTTGGCTCTTCTAAATCAGTATTCTGaaatattatcatgtgaaagagaCCAGCTGAAGAAAAGAGCTCTGCTTGCTCAAGCCTTGCCACTGCCAGAT GTGGGAGTTCCTGTTTATAAAGCGGGAACTGAGGTTAAACCAtatgaaatagaaaagaaaggtTTAGAAGAGGCCAAAAAGAAGAAGGTAGATGTAGGACGGCTTCAG GCTCTTCCTGGTACTGCAAGAAGAACGAGGAGATCAGAATCCAGAAGGCAGTTTGCAGAATACGCATCAACAAGACCAAGTCCACGTGGTTTTGGTGCAAAGAACTAG
- the LOC107908691 gene encoding rho GTPase-activating protein 5 — MTEVLQSSPSHFPSFSSSTSTPHALTNSNVSTVEDIITQESDQEEEDRQEEEERKERDREGEGDQLSLLTLLVAAFRKSLIGCSLSGSKELCSMEIGLPTNVRHVAHVTFDRFHGFLGLPVEFEPEVPRRAPSASASVFGVSTESMQLSLDSRGNSVPTILLLMQSHLYARGGLQAEGIFRINAENSQEEYVREQLNRGVIPDGIDVHCLAGLIKAWFRELPSGVLDSLPPEQVMQAESEEECARLVRLLPPTEAALLDWAINLMADVVQVEHLNKMNARNVAMVFAPNMTQMSDPLTALMYAVQVMNFLKTLIIRTLKGREDSMVDSAPVSRLEPSDKNGQQSSSQLLKDASEEVKNESKGEKAFVGQEPALESPTHSAEENLTTESGPQSFLTSIENICAGNRSLADNCPCTLVSQVNCLANGSLRSTCGKSRSDQSGASGLRKGAKKANEQAVGNVTGAVQKNRGTRIVGLINTRAELFEAWR; from the exons ATGACTGAAGTACTCCAATCATCCCCATCTCATTTCCCTTCATTTTCAAGCTCCACCTCCACTCCACACGCCCTTACTAACTCTAACGTAAGCACTGTGGAGGATATAATAACCCAAGAGAGTGACCAAGAAGAAGAGGATAGGCAAGAAGAGGAAGAGAGGAAAGAAAGGGATAGAGAAGGGGAAGGGGATCAGCTGTCTTTATTGACGCTTTTGGTGGCTGCTTTTAGGAAGTCTTTGATTGGGTGTAGCCTTTCTGGAAGTAAAGAGCTTTGTTCAATGGAAATTGGGTTGCCTACCAATGTTAGACATGTTGCTCATGTGACTTTTGATAGGTTCCATGGATTTCTTGGTTTGCCGGTTGAATTTGAGCCTGAGGTCCCCAGGAGAGCTCCAAGTGCCAG TGCGAGTGTATTTGGGGTTTCAACAGAATCTATGCAGCTCTCACTGGACTCTAGAGGGAACAGTGTTCCAACAATACTACTCCTGATGCAAAGTCATTTATACGCCCGGGGAGGCCTCCAG GCAGAAGGAATTTTCAGAATTAATGCAGAGAACAGCCAGGAGGAGTATGTCAGGGAACAACTAAATAGGGGAGTTATACCAGATGGGATAGATGTACATTGCTTGGCTGGTCTTATAAAG GCTTGGTTTAGGGAACTTCCTAGTGGTGTTCTGGATTCGCTTCCTCCAGAGCAAGTAATGCAAGCCGAGTCAGAAGAAGAGTGTGCTCGGCTTGTACGGCTCCTTCCTCCAACCGAAGCTGCTCTACTGGATTGGGCAATAAACTTAATGGCTGATGTTGTACAAGTGGAACATTTGAACAAGATGAATGCACGCAATGTTGCCATGGTGTTTGCTCCAAACATGACACAA ATGTCCGATCCTTTAACTGCATTGATGTATGCAGTCCAGGTGATGAATTTTCTAAAGACCCTTATTATTAGAACACTTAAAGGAAGAGAAGATTCTATGGTAGACTCTGCTCCTGTCTCTCGCTTAGAGCCGTCTGATAAGAATGGACAGCAAAGCTCTTCACAACTACTCAAAGATGCCAGTGAGGAGGTTAAAAACGAAAGCAAAGGAGAGAAAGCTTTTGTGGGTCAAGAACCTGCCTTAGAGAGCCCCACCCACTCTGCTGAAGAGAATTTGACAACTGAAAGTGGCCCTCAAAGTTTCCTAACTTCAATAGAGAACATTTGTGCTGGAAACCGATCTCTAGCCGATAACTGTCCTTGCACTTTAGTTTCTCAAGTGAACTGTTTAGCAAATGGCAGCCTGCGAAGTACATGTGGAAAGAGCAGAAGTGATCAATCAGGTGCTTCAGGTTTAAGGAAGGGAGCAAAGAAGGCAAACGAACAGGCAGTTGGTAATGTAACAGGAGCTGTTCAGAAGAACAGGGGAACGAGGATTGTGGGGCTGATAAATACGAGAGCCGAGCTTTTTGAAGCTTGGAGGTAA
- the LOC107908693 gene encoding uncharacterized protein isoform X1 yields the protein MQRHIHTMRPERCFYCFPPFGSLAASFSNADQQKSLALLNQYSEILSCERDQLKKRALLAQALPLPDVGVPVYKAGTEVKPYEIEKKGLEEAKKKKVDVGRLQVISIASVMKFDATSSGSSWYCKKNEEIRIQKAVCRIRINKTKSTWFWCKELGN from the exons ATGCAAAGACACATACATACGATGCGCCCAGAGCGATGTTTCTACTGCTTTCCCCCCTTTGGTTCCCTTGCAGCTTCCTTCTCCAAC GCTGACCAGCAGAAGAGTTTGGCTCTTCTAAATCAGTATTCTGaaatattatcatgtgaaagagaCCAGCTGAAGAAAAGAGCTCTGCTTGCTCAAGCCTTGCCACTGCCAGAT GTGGGAGTTCCTGTTTATAAAGCGGGAACTGAGGTTAAACCAtatgaaatagaaaagaaaggtTTAGAAGAGGCCAAAAAGAAGAAGGTAGATGTAGGACGGCTTCAGGTAATATCAATAGCATCTGTCATGAAATTTGATGCAACATCCTCAG GCTCTTCCTGGTACTGCAAGAAGAACGAGGAGATCAGAATCCAGAAGGCAGTTTGCAGAATACGCATCAACAAGACCAAGTCCACGTGGTTTTGGTGCAAAGAACTAGGAAACTGA
- the LOC107908692 gene encoding putative pentatricopeptide repeat-containing protein At3g11460, mitochondrial, translated as MTWIPWNTQWRELAKQCQYLEALTLYRQMLRCGSSPNAFSFPFALKSSASLPLPLSGQQLHCQVIKSGCSQEPFVLTSLISMYCKFSSLGNARKVFDENPISNQLTVCYNALISGYALNSRVFDVIALFCRMREMGVSVNSVTMLGLVPVFSEPGYISVGMCFHCCCVKLGLNLDFSVANCLVTMYVKCGAIEFGRNLFDEMPKKGLITWNAMISGYAQNGLAADVLELYRKMETAGVCPDAVTFVGVLSSCANLGAVSVGHEVEQRIESSRLGLNPFLNNALINMYARCGNLVKARAIFDGMPVKSVVSWTAIIGGYGMHGYGEIAVELFDEMIKSGIRPDGAAFVSVLCACSHAGLTEKGLEYFSEMKMKHQLQPGPEHYSCVVDLLGRAGRLNEALELIKSMQVKPDGAVWGALLGACKIHRNVEMAELAFERVIEFEPTNIGYYVLLSNIYSEADNLEGVLKVRVMMRERKLKKDPGFSYVEYKGRVHLFLAGDRSHPQKKEIYRMVDELEALVKKLAGCKDNEERRNKEALLGMGVHSEKLAIVFGLLNSEPGTEIVVIKNLRMCEDCHLFFKGVSKIVTRQLVVRDATRFHHFRDGHCSCKDYW; from the coding sequence ATGACTTGGATTCCATGGAACACTCAGTGGAGAGAGTTAGCAAAGCAATGCCAATACCTTGAAGCTCTAACTCTCTACCGCCAAATGCTGCGTTGCGGTTCCTCCCCAAACGCCTTCTCTTTCCCTTTCGCTCTTAAATCCTCCGCTTCCCTTCCCCTTCCTTTATCCGGCCAACAACTCCACTGTCAGGTCATCAAATCCGGATGCTCCCAGGAACCCTTTGTTCTTACTTCTCTCATCTCTATGTACTGCAAATTCAGTTCCCTCGGAAACGCCCGCAAGGTGTTCGATGAAAACCCAATATCCAATCAATTAACGGTTTGCTACAACGCTTTGATTTCCGGTTACGCGTTAAATTCCCGGGTTTTTGATGTTATTGCTTTGTTTTGTAGAATGAGGGAAATGGGtgtttcggttaattcagttacaATGTTGGGCTTGGTTCCGGTGTTCTCGGAACCTGGGTACATAAGCGTAGGGATGTGTTTTCATTGTTGCTGTGTGAAGTTGGGGTTGAATCTTGATTTCTCTGTTGCTAATTGTTTAGTTACAATGTACGTGAAATGCGGGGCCATTGAGTTTGGTaggaatttatttgatgagatGCCCAAAAAGGGTTTGATTACTTGGAACGCTATGATTTCAGGGTATGCGCAGAATGGACTTGCGGCTGATGTTTTGGAACTCTATAGGAAAATGGAAACTGCGGGGGTTTGTCCAGATGCGGTTACATTTGTTGGGGTTTTATCATCTTGTGCTAATCTTGGTGCTGTTAGTGTTGGCCACGAGGTTGAACAGCGAATAGAGTCTAGTAGACTTGGTTTGAATCCCTTTTTGAATAATGCATTGATTAATATGTATGCTAGGTGTGGTAATTTGGTCAAGGCTCGAGCTATTTTTGATGGCATGCCTGTTAAAAGTGTGGTTTCATGGACAGCGATTATAGGTGGATATGGAATGCATGGATATGGAGAGATTGCAGTGGAGTTATTTGATGAGATGATTAAGAGTGGTATTCGGCCTGATGGTGCTGCATTTGTGAGTGTTTTATGTGCATGCAGTCATGCGGGGTTGACTGAAAAAGGCTTGGAATATTTTTCTGAAATGAAGATGAAGCATCAGTTGCAGCCGGGTCCAGAGCATTATTCTTGTGTGGTGGATCTTCTAGGTCGGGCGGGTCGGCTAAATGAAGCTTTGGAGCTCATTAAATCAATGCAGGTAAAGCCAGATGGTGCAGTCTGGGGAGCCCTTTTGGGTGCCTGCAAAATTCACCGAAATGTAGAGATGGCAGAGTTGGCGTTTGAACGAGTAATTGAGTTTGAGCCCACAAACATCGGTTATTATGTTCTGCTATCTAATATTTATTCTGAAGCTGACAATTTGGAGGGAGTGTTGAAAGTTAGAGTAATGATGAGAGAGCGAAAGCTGAAAAAGGATCCAGGATTTAGCTATGTCGAGTATAAAGGGAGAGTGCACCTTTTCTTGGCCGGGGATAGAAGCCATCCTCAAAAGAAGGAGATATATAGGATGGTGGATGAGCTGGAAGCTTTGGTGAAGAAACTTGCTGGCTGTAAAGACAATGAAGAAAGGAGAAACAAAGAAGCTTTACTTGGTATGGGTGTTCATAGTGAAAAGTTGGCAATTGTGTTTGGACTGTTGAACTCTGAGCCAGGGACAGAGATTGTGGTGATAAAGAACCTTAGAATGTGTGAGGATTGCCATTTATTTTTTAAGGGTGTCAGCAAGATTGTGACTCGTCAGCTTGTTGTTAGAGATGCAACCCGTTTCCATCACTTCAGAGATGGACACTGTTCATGCAAAGACTATTGGTAA